The Anoplopoma fimbria isolate UVic2021 breed Golden Eagle Sablefish chromosome 5, Afim_UVic_2022, whole genome shotgun sequence genome contains a region encoding:
- the nif3l1 gene encoding NIF3-like protein 1 yields MLTGCRSLSWTFFSLTYRRLYTRRSLTSQAALCSSASTVSSIPPSLFSSSHSHGFFTSKQTPVPLHSSLHSSPTRCLSLSAHRSGLMELKEVQQVLEQLAPLSLAESWDNVGLLVEPSKPRPVKTILLTNDLTDTVMDEAEAMSCDLIISYHPPLFRPIKRLVQKDWKQRLIIRAVEARMAIFSPHTSWDSVKGGVNDWLVGGLGSGQVSVLSQALGGASQNHKLEFTVKSTEELNGVMEELKACDSETTLQHSVSRPDNSEVHVSVTCSDSALTPSVQTLLRHNAPSLSLSILKFEKPPLPGHGQGRLSVLDQPVTLTTAIQKMKSHLGLSHLRLALGLGQTLESSVCTVAVCAGSGASVLNGVKADLYITGEMSHHEVLDAVAKGTNVLLSDHSNSERGFLAVFREKLAVRLPDSVTVVVSKADRDPLEVV; encoded by the exons ATGTTGACCGGATGTAGAAGCCTTTCTTGgacttttttctccctcacctATAGAAGACTTTATACCAGGAGGAGTTTGACCTCCCAGGctgctctctgctcctctgcctcAACAGtttcatccatccctccatctctcttctcATCATCTCACAGTCACGGCTTCTTTACAAGCAAACAAACGCCGGTCCCCCTACACTCATCCCTTCACTCCTCTCCCACccgctgcctctctctttctgctcacCGTTCAGGCCTGATGGAGCTTAAAGAAGTTCAGCAGGTGTTGGAGCAGCTCGCCCCTCTGTCTCTGGCTGAGTCGTGGGATAATGTCGGCCTACTGGTCGAGCCTAGCAAACCTCGGCCTGTTAAAACCATCCTGCTCACCAACGACCTCACAGACACCGTCATGGACGAAGCAGAGGCCATGAGCTGTGATCTCATCATTTCGTATCACCCGCCGTTGTTCCGCCCAATCAAGCGTCTGGTTCAGAAAGACTGGAAGCAGCGATTGATCATCCGGGCTGTGGAGGCCAGGATGGCGATCTTCTCCCCTCACACTTCGTGGGATAGTGTTAAAGGAGGCGTGAACGACTGGCTGGTCGGGGGACTCG GTAGCGGGCAGGTGTCTGTGCTGAGTCAGGCCCTCGGTGGTGCCTCCCAAAATCACAAACTGGAGTTCACAGTCAAAAGCACGGAGGAACTAAACGGTGTTATGGAGGAACTGAAGGCTTGTGACAGTGAAACGACACTACAACACTCAGTCAGCAG ACCGGACAACAGCGAGGTCCATGTCAGCGTAACCTGCAGTGACTCAGCGCTGACACCGAGTGTCCAGACTCTGCTACGACACAATGCCCCCAGCCTCTCCCTCAGCATCCTGAAGTTTGAAAAG CCCCCTCTACCCGGCCATGGCCAAGGACGACTAAGTGTTTTGGACCAGCCAGTAACCCTGACAACAGCCATCCAGAAAATGAAGTCCCACTTGGGTTTGAGTCACCTGCGTTTGGCTCTGGGACTTGGGCAGACGCTAG AGTCCTCTGTGTGTactgtggctgtgtgtgctGGATCTGGGGCCTCTGTACTGAACGGAGTCAAGGCAGACCTCTACATCACAG GTGAGATGTCCCACCATGAAGTGCTAGACGCCGTGGCGAAGGGAACTAACGTCCTCCTCAGTGACCATAGCAACAGTGAGCGTGGGTTTCTGGCTGTGTTCAGGGAGAAGCTGGCTGTGCGTCTTCCTGACAGTGTAACCGTGGTGGTGTCGAAGGCTGACAGAGACCCGCTGGAGGTGGTCTGA